In Penaeus monodon isolate SGIC_2016 chromosome 7, NSTDA_Pmon_1, whole genome shotgun sequence, the following are encoded in one genomic region:
- the LOC119574993 gene encoding olfactory receptor 6N1-like, which yields MGCSVSSSLFVAITFLTMVEGVLTFFIYIKERRLRKREQSPFVYSLAVSITLLSVFSFAFNVRLLSRSCQNDRSITWCVVLNILLRYLHVVSCFCVTCLALYRYLYLCWPLHCPVLVTKRRCCYVTLACWTLPIALVGVPFAIDGQAPCADMKVTVSFSITYIVLYILGALATFVAYLLVALEFRRKHNSASPNADIAKFDFLVKVRTERCALHVFVLYTILSLPHIIMVIVSMIDSEIAQVTRNIPALLQRLHLLLFLPFYAWANPFFRAALTSWAKKTWTRLTCGDGEGDFYLHSNGTKGESAEKAERLRQEPSV from the exons ATGGGGTGCTCTGTCAGTTCTTCACTTTTTGTGGCGATAACATTTCTGACCATGGTTGAGGGTGTGCTAACCTTCTTCATATACATTAAAGAGAGGCgtttgaggaagagagagcagagtcCTTTTGTTTACAGTCTGGCCGTCAGTATTACCCTGCTGTCTGTGTTCTCCTTTGCCTTCAACGTCAGACTCCTTTCGCGTTCGTGTCAAAACGATCGTAGTATCACGTGGTGCGTTGTTTTGAACATTCTTCTACGGTACCTTCACGTCGTCTCTTGTTTCTGCGTGACCTGTCTGGCTCTGTACCGATACTTGTACCTGTGCTGGCCCCTCCACTGCCCGGTGCTCGTCACCAAGCGCCGCTGTTGCTACGTCACTCTAGCCTGCTGGACGCTGCCCATCGCCCTGGTTGGCGTTCCGTTTGCGATCGACGGCCAGGCTCCGTGCGCTGACATGAAGGTGACGGTCTCCTTCAGCATCACCTACATCGTCTTGTACATCTTGGGAGCCCTCGCTACCTTCGTCGCATACCTCCTGGTGGCGCTGGAGTTCAGGAGGAAGCACAACAGTGCTTCGCCAAACGCAGACATCGCCAAGTTCGACTTCCTCGTGAAAGTGCGAACGGAGAGGTGTGCCCTTCACGTCTTCGTGCTCTACACTATCTTATCTCTCCCTCAC ATCATAATGGTCATCGTGAGCATGATCGACAGCGAGATCGCCCAGGTGACCAGGAACATCCCAGCCCTCCTGCAGCGTCTGCACCTGctgcttttcctccccttctacgCTTGGGCCAACCCCTTCTTCCGCGCCGCCCTCACAAGCTGGGCCAAGAAGACGTGGACGAGGCTGACATGTGGAGACGGAGAGGGTGACTTCTACCTCCACAGTAACGGCACCAAAGGGGAGTCGGCGGAGAAGGCGGAGAGGCTGAGGCAAGAACCCTCTGTTTGA
- the LOC119574992 gene encoding olfactory receptor 3-like isoform X3, whose protein sequence is MNCPLVPALYMTLSLLTMAECVLTISIYILERRLRKRTTSPFVYSLAVSIALLSAISFIFNAKLLYSCRNKRTIEWCVVLSIFLRYLHVVSCFCVTCLALYRYLYLCWPLHYLMLVTKRRCCYVTIACWTLPIALVAVPSAIDGQAPCADMRVAVSFYATYIALYISGALATFVAYLLVALEFRRKRHALALGSDVVRSDRLVKGRTERSALAVLALYAVLSLPHIIMLVVTRMSNSRASAVNLDSASLLNRVHLLLFLPFYAWANKLFRTALISRARKMYCRKYDADSLRLQKEDGSTCAQPARSHQ, encoded by the exons ATGAACTGTCCCCTCGTTCCTGCCCTTTACATGACACTCAGCCTCCTAACAATGGCTGAGTGTGTGCTGacgatatctatatacattttggaGAGACGTCTGCGCAAAAGGACAACAAGCCCTTTCGTGTACAGTCTAGCAGTTAGCATTGCTTTGCTATcagccatttctttcatttttaacgCCAAGCTTCTTTATTCGTGTCGGAACAAACGAACCATAGAATGGTGCGtcgttttgtctatttttctgaGGTACCTGCACGTCGTCTCTTGCTTCTGCGTGACCTGCCTGGCGCTGTACCGATACCTGTACCTGTGTTGGCCCCTCCACTACCTGATGCTCGTCACCAAGCGCCGCTGTTGCTACGTCACTATAGCCTGCTGGACGCTGCCTATCGCCCTGGTCGCCGTTCCGTCTGCGATCGACGGTCAGGCTCCGTGCGCTGACATGCGGGTGGCAGTCTCCTTCTATGCCACCTACATCGCCCTGTACATCTCAGGAGCCCTCGCCACCTTCGTTGCATACCTCCTGGTGGCGCTCGAGTTCAGGAGGAAGCGCCATGCCTTGGCTCTCGGCAGCGACGTGGTGAGGAGCGACCGCCTCGTGAAAGGGAGAACCGAGAGATCCGCACTCGCGGTCCTCGCCCTCTACGCTGTCCTGTCTCTGCCTCAC ATTATAATGTTGGTGGTGACGCGGATGAGCAACAGCCGAGCATCCGCTGTGAACCTGGACAGCGCCTCCTTACTAAACAGGGTCCACCTACTGCTGTTCCTCCCCTTCTATGCCTGGGCGAACAAACTCTTCCGCACCGCACTCATCTCTCGGGCCAGAAAGATGTACTGTAGAAAGTATGATGCCGATAGCCTCCGTCTTCAAAAGGAAG atggctccacatgtgctcagccggcaaggagtcatCAGTAG
- the LOC119574994 gene encoding thyroid hormone receptor beta-like — translation MEYQTDPFGPFLPPEELVTPSTSPEMSPRSSDASRSPPNVWLPSYMSPGEQCAVCGDSATGFHYRAMTCEGCKGFFRRTIQRRLTYSCRHGGTCVIDRSSRNACQHCRYLRCLSAGMAPAHVLNEKQRVAKRQLVEENRERRRGDPVALPVETLGLHTAPTSEDKAIVTAIAAAYHDVFSKPAPCTTTVTEVGESGPTEEDGQAWTRATQILAPSMARVVAFVKSIPGFSTLSTNDQLVLLRGCVLEVLFLRTALRYNPATKALPLRNGRQVCRSQVQTAMGGALWALVHPMFELGASVARLHLSSTEAALLTALVALQTDRPGLTDMESVEAVQDSLLVACKRYVATACPDQPIRWAKLVMKVTHIRSIASEHADTILSGHSLPNVSKLLIHLFQDTC, via the exons GTCCCCCAAATGTGTGGCTTCCCTCCTACATGAGTCCGGGAGAACAGTGCGCTGTGTGTGGGGACTCTGCGACAGGTTTCCACTACCGCGCCATGACTTGTGAAGGCTGCAAG GGCTTCTTCAGGAGAACGATCCAGCGACGCCTGACGTACAGCTGCCGACACGGGGGCACCTGCGTCATTGACAGGTCCTCCCGCAATGCATGTCAGCACTGCCGTTACCTGCGCTGCCTCTCCGCCGGCATGGCGCCCGCCC ATGTCCTGAACGAGAAGCAGCGCGTGGCCAAGCGTCAGCTGGTGGAGGAGAACCGCGAGCGCCGGCGAGGAGACCCCGTGGCCCTCCCCGTGGAAACCCTGGGCCTCCACACGGCTCCGACCTCCGAGGACAAGGCCATCGTCACCGCCATCGCCGCCGCCTACCATGACGTGTTCTCCAAGCCCGCCCCTTGCACG ACGACAGTAACGGAGGTGGGCGAGAGCGGGCCGACTGAGGAAGACGGCCAGGCGTGGACCAGGGCCACCCAGATCTTGGCTCCCTCCATGGCCAGGGTGGTCGCGTTCGTCAAGAGTATCCCCGGGTTTTCCACG CTGAGCACCAACGACCAACTTGTTCTTCTGCGTGGCTGTGTCCTTGAGGTCCTCTTCCTGCGTACGGCCCTGAGGTACAACCCGGCCACTAAAGCCCTGCCTCTTCGCAACGGTCGCCAAGTCTGCAGGTCTCAG GTCCAGACAGCCATGGGCGGGGCACTTTGGGCATTGGTTCATCCCATGTTCGAGCTTGGCGCTTCCGTGGCCCGCCTGCACCTGTCCAGCACCGAAGCGGCACTCCTGACGGCGCTGGTGGCACTGCAGACGG ACCGCCCCGGGCTAACGGACATGGAGAGTGTGGAGGCTGTACAGGACTCTCTTCTGGTGGCCTGCAAGCGATACGTGGCAACTGCATGCCCTGATCAGCCAATTAG ATGGGCCAAACTGGTGATGAAAGTCACCCACATCCGGAGCATAGCATCCGAACACGCCGACACCATTTTATCAGGCCATTCGCTTCCTAATGTCTCGAAGCTTCTTATCCATCTCTTCCAAGACACTTGCTGA
- the LOC119574992 gene encoding olfactory receptor 3-like isoform X1, producing the protein MNCPLVPALYMTLSLLTMAECVLTISIYILERRLRKRTTSPFVYSLAVSIALLSAISFIFNAKLLYSCRNKRTIEWCVVLSIFLRYLHVVSCFCVTCLALYRYLYLCWPLHYLMLVTKRRCCYVTIACWTLPIALVAVPSAIDGQAPCADMRVAVSFYATYIALYISGALATFVAYLLVALEFRRKRHALALGSDVVRSDRLVKGRTERSALAVLALYAVLSLPHIIMLVVTRMSNSRASAVNLDSASLLNRVHLLLFLPFYAWANKLFRTALISRARKMYCRKYDADSLRLQKEVARITATTLRKHKRKTVQCSISPGREHSSTPLPPREKQGIAQLGRKRSCTC; encoded by the exons ATGAACTGTCCCCTCGTTCCTGCCCTTTACATGACACTCAGCCTCCTAACAATGGCTGAGTGTGTGCTGacgatatctatatacattttggaGAGACGTCTGCGCAAAAGGACAACAAGCCCTTTCGTGTACAGTCTAGCAGTTAGCATTGCTTTGCTATcagccatttctttcatttttaacgCCAAGCTTCTTTATTCGTGTCGGAACAAACGAACCATAGAATGGTGCGtcgttttgtctatttttctgaGGTACCTGCACGTCGTCTCTTGCTTCTGCGTGACCTGCCTGGCGCTGTACCGATACCTGTACCTGTGTTGGCCCCTCCACTACCTGATGCTCGTCACCAAGCGCCGCTGTTGCTACGTCACTATAGCCTGCTGGACGCTGCCTATCGCCCTGGTCGCCGTTCCGTCTGCGATCGACGGTCAGGCTCCGTGCGCTGACATGCGGGTGGCAGTCTCCTTCTATGCCACCTACATCGCCCTGTACATCTCAGGAGCCCTCGCCACCTTCGTTGCATACCTCCTGGTGGCGCTCGAGTTCAGGAGGAAGCGCCATGCCTTGGCTCTCGGCAGCGACGTGGTGAGGAGCGACCGCCTCGTGAAAGGGAGAACCGAGAGATCCGCACTCGCGGTCCTCGCCCTCTACGCTGTCCTGTCTCTGCCTCAC ATTATAATGTTGGTGGTGACGCGGATGAGCAACAGCCGAGCATCCGCTGTGAACCTGGACAGCGCCTCCTTACTAAACAGGGTCCACCTACTGCTGTTCCTCCCCTTCTATGCCTGGGCGAACAAACTCTTCCGCACCGCACTCATCTCTCGGGCCAGAAAGATGTACTGTAGAAAGTATGATGCCGATAGCCTCCGTCTTCAAAAGGAAG TAGCACGAATCACTGCTACTACACTGCGTAAGCACAAGAGAAAGACAGTGCAATGCTCCATTTCTCCTGGCCGGGAACACTCTTCCACGCCGCTGCCACCACGAGAAAAACAGGGAATT GCACAACTTGGACGCAAGAGATCGTGTACATGCTGA
- the LOC119574992 gene encoding olfactory receptor 3-like isoform X2: MNCPLVPALYMTLSLLTMAECVLTISIYILERRLRKRTTSPFVYSLAVSIALLSAISFIFNAKLLYSCRNKRTIEWCVVLSIFLRYLHVVSCFCVTCLALYRYLYLCWPLHYLMLVTKRRCCYVTIACWTLPIALVAVPSAIDGQAPCADMRVAVSFYATYIALYISGALATFVAYLLVALEFRRKRHALALGSDVVRSDRLVKGRTERSALAVLALYAVLSLPHIIMLVVTRMSNSRASAVNLDSASLLNRVHLLLFLPFYAWANKLFRTALISRARKMYCRKYDADSLRLQKEGMNRMIVVRGKLSGMSLSPPCIRVV, translated from the exons ATGAACTGTCCCCTCGTTCCTGCCCTTTACATGACACTCAGCCTCCTAACAATGGCTGAGTGTGTGCTGacgatatctatatacattttggaGAGACGTCTGCGCAAAAGGACAACAAGCCCTTTCGTGTACAGTCTAGCAGTTAGCATTGCTTTGCTATcagccatttctttcatttttaacgCCAAGCTTCTTTATTCGTGTCGGAACAAACGAACCATAGAATGGTGCGtcgttttgtctatttttctgaGGTACCTGCACGTCGTCTCTTGCTTCTGCGTGACCTGCCTGGCGCTGTACCGATACCTGTACCTGTGTTGGCCCCTCCACTACCTGATGCTCGTCACCAAGCGCCGCTGTTGCTACGTCACTATAGCCTGCTGGACGCTGCCTATCGCCCTGGTCGCCGTTCCGTCTGCGATCGACGGTCAGGCTCCGTGCGCTGACATGCGGGTGGCAGTCTCCTTCTATGCCACCTACATCGCCCTGTACATCTCAGGAGCCCTCGCCACCTTCGTTGCATACCTCCTGGTGGCGCTCGAGTTCAGGAGGAAGCGCCATGCCTTGGCTCTCGGCAGCGACGTGGTGAGGAGCGACCGCCTCGTGAAAGGGAGAACCGAGAGATCCGCACTCGCGGTCCTCGCCCTCTACGCTGTCCTGTCTCTGCCTCAC ATTATAATGTTGGTGGTGACGCGGATGAGCAACAGCCGAGCATCCGCTGTGAACCTGGACAGCGCCTCCTTACTAAACAGGGTCCACCTACTGCTGTTCCTCCCCTTCTATGCCTGGGCGAACAAACTCTTCCGCACCGCACTCATCTCTCGGGCCAGAAAGATGTACTGTAGAAAGTATGATGCCGATAGCCTCCGTCTTCAAAAGGAAGGTATGAACAGGATGATTGTGGTCCGCGGTAAACTGTCCGGAATGTCGTTATCACCTCCCTGTATACGTGTTGTATAA